The Salvelinus fontinalis isolate EN_2023a chromosome 24, ASM2944872v1, whole genome shotgun sequence genome has a segment encoding these proteins:
- the LOC129822517 gene encoding olfactory receptor 1D2-like, whose product MDYKGTTSHIADTDILLPEKLNIFFTRFEDNTVSPTRPGSQRLGRKLAKAMENSTQVKLFYLFGLQETFNNKSVFFILSLITYLLIITVNLTLIITIIQEKGLHEPMYIFLCSLCVNGLYGTAGFYPKLLLDLQSDVQVISYGGCFTQAYVIYTSVMCEMSTLTVMSYDRYVAICRPLLYHTIVTSLTIRKLLLFSWCYPLFIGLIVVSLAVRIPLCGSLIDKIFCDIPSILKHACLPITINQILNKFVIVVHVLQLLFIVFSYGQIVRTCVKSAKGRIKFTQTCVPHLITIFIFITVTLFDTLQGWNSNVNITLNMRNAMAVQFLVIPPVLNPLIYGLNLQQIRRAVFRKCNAHKVIDMRC is encoded by the exons atggattacaaagggacaACCAGCCACATCGCGGATACCGACATCTTGCTCCCGGAGAAGCTGAACATCTTCttcacccgctttgaggataacacagtgtcaCCGACGCGGCCGGGCtcccaaagact AGGAAGAAAATTAGCAAAAGCTATGGAGAACTCAACCCAAGTCAAGCTATTTTATCTCTTTGGCTTACAAGAGACATTTAACAACAAATCGGTCTTTTTTATCTTGTCTCTTATCACATATCTTCTCATCATCACTGTGAATCTGACTCTGATCATAACAATCATTCAGGAGAAAGGTCTCCATGAGCCCATGTATATCTTTCTTTGTAGTTTATGTGTCAATGGATTGTATGGAACTGCTGGTTTCTACCCCAAGTTGTTACTGGACCTTCAGTCAGATGTTCAGGTGATATCTTATGGTGGATGTTTCACTCAAGCCTATGTAATATACACATCTGTCATGTGTGAAATGTCTACTCTAACAGTGATGTCTTACGACAGGTATGTGGCAATTTGCAGACCACTACTATACCATACCATTGTGACATCTTTAACTATTAGAAAGTTACTCTTATTTTCTTGGTGTTATCCTTTATTTATAGGACTCATAGTAGTTAGTTTAGCCGTCAGAATTCCTTTGTGTGGGTCTCTTATTGATAAGATATTCTGTGACATTCCGTCTATACTGAAACATGCATGTTTACCCATAACCATCAATCAGATTTTGAACAAATTTGTAATAGTGGTTCATGTTTTACAGCTACTTTTCATTGTATTTTCTTACGGTCAGATTGTAAGGACTTGTGTAAAGTCAGCTAAGGGAAGGATTAAGTTCACACAGACATGTGTGCCACATTTAATAACAATATTTATTTTCATCACAGTGACCCTGTTTGACACGTTGCAAGGGTGGAATAGTAATGTAAATATTACTCTAAATATGCGTAATGCGATGGCCGTACAATTCCTTGTTATACCACCTGTCTTAAACCCTCTCATATATGGACTTAACCTCCAGCAGATTCGAAGGGCAGTTTTTAGAAAGTGTAATGCACATAAAGTCATTGATATGAGATGTTAG